A DNA window from Desulfonauticus submarinus contains the following coding sequences:
- the murB gene encoding UDP-N-acetylmuramate dehydrogenase produces the protein MRKISNPDLSQFSSIRLLSQGGNLYLLEGINDCKYLEELYKKDKKPFIVGNGTNVIFYPFVKRDIVKLVKHREIKILKENKNEVYIQVDASYHLKSLLRICLKEGWSGIEGLVGIPASLGGAVSMNAGSFGYCIGDVWTKITVWTPNGILEIKKEEVNLEYRKCDFGQRDYLILDVVMCLKKKDSLKVKEETQKWYLKKKQNQPLSYPSAGCIFKNPSFTKSAGQILDECGFKGVRKGDVCFSTKHANFLLNLGKGRAEDAIYLIKKAQEEVLKRYGFLLDLEVILLNL, from the coding sequence ATGAGAAAAATATCAAATCCAGATTTAAGTCAGTTTAGCTCTATTAGATTATTATCTCAAGGAGGGAATTTATATTTATTAGAAGGTATTAATGATTGTAAATATTTGGAGGAACTTTATAAAAAAGATAAAAAACCATTTATTGTTGGTAATGGAACAAATGTTATTTTTTATCCTTTTGTAAAAAGGGATATTGTAAAGTTAGTAAAACATAGGGAAATTAAAATATTAAAAGAAAATAAAAATGAAGTATATATACAGGTTGATGCTTCTTATCACTTAAAAAGTCTTCTTAGGATATGCTTAAAAGAAGGTTGGAGTGGAATTGAAGGATTGGTTGGGATACCTGCTAGTCTAGGCGGAGCAGTTTCTATGAATGCTGGTTCTTTTGGATACTGTATAGGAGATGTATGGACTAAAATAACTGTTTGGACTCCCAATGGGATTTTAGAAATAAAAAAAGAGGAAGTAAATCTTGAATATAGAAAATGTGACTTTGGTCAACGAGACTATCTAATTTTAGATGTTGTTATGTGTTTAAAGAAAAAAGACAGCTTAAAAGTTAAAGAAGAAACACAGAAATGGTATTTGAAGAAAAAACAAAACCAGCCTTTATCTTATCCAAGTGCTGGCTGTATATTTAAAAATCCTTCGTTTACAAAAAGTGCTGGGCAAATCTTAGATGAATGCGGTTTTAAAGGGGTTAGAAAAGGAGATGTTTGTTTTTCTACTAAGCATGCTAATTTTTTATTAAATTTGGGTAAAGGAAGAGCAGAAGATGCTATTTATCTAATAAAAAAGGCCCAAGAAGAGGTTTTAAAACGATATGGATTTTTATTAGACCTAGAGGTAATTCTACTTAATTTATGA
- a CDS encoding DUF6899 family protein, translating into MPYIDKNKRELFDKYLEEIAKSIKNEGELNYCFYKLSCLLIERIGESYANLSMCSSAMEHAKLEWYRRKLVPYEDKKIKENGDI; encoded by the coding sequence ATGCCTTATATTGACAAAAATAAAAGGGAATTGTTTGATAAATATTTAGAAGAAATAGCAAAATCTATAAAAAATGAAGGAGAATTAAATTATTGTTTTTATAAGCTAAGCTGCTTATTAATAGAAAGAATAGGAGAAAGTTATGCAAACCTTAGTATGTGTTCTTCTGCTATGGAACATGCTAAGTTGGAATGGTATAGAAGAAAGTTAGTACCTTATGAAGACAAAAAAATAAAAGAGAATGGAGATATTTAA
- a CDS encoding radical SAM protein: protein MILKKFLNPVFSWIQVEITSNCNAQCTYCPHTILKPYWIKRDIPLNILEALNPLLRNVELVYLQGWGEPLLYPNLLEMISYLKNKKIKVGLTTNGMLLNDNMLNQILSSRLDILAFSLAGTTPATNDSIRKGTSFKKIISLAQNIKHYKQLHNIQTPALHLAYIVFKSTFNELEGLLSIIKQQIFSEIVINPLTLCLTPELENELIFIENLTNQQKKLLNLLKNMAKRYNTNLAINLLQKQHSPCTENIQWSTTIGSNKQIYPCVFHMLPIKGKTTHYYFHKKYYLKPQNFGDLNKNSLKEIWWDKKYRLFRKHHLKNRLEPYQCSKCYKRHIKSEILN, encoded by the coding sequence ATGATTTTAAAAAAATTTCTTAACCCTGTATTTTCTTGGATCCAAGTTGAGATTACTTCCAATTGTAATGCTCAATGTACCTATTGTCCTCATACTATTTTAAAACCTTACTGGATAAAAAGAGACATTCCTTTAAATATACTTGAAGCACTTAATCCACTTCTAAGGAATGTAGAACTTGTTTACCTTCAAGGCTGGGGAGAACCTCTACTCTATCCTAACCTATTAGAAATGATCTCCTACTTAAAAAATAAAAAAATTAAGGTAGGATTAACAACAAATGGGATGTTATTAAATGACAATATGTTAAACCAAATACTCTCTTCAAGGCTCGATATCCTAGCTTTTTCCCTTGCAGGTACAACTCCTGCGACCAATGATTCTATTCGCAAAGGCACTTCCTTTAAAAAAATTATATCATTAGCTCAAAACATAAAACATTATAAACAATTACACAATATTCAGACTCCAGCACTACATTTAGCCTATATAGTATTTAAATCTACCTTTAATGAACTAGAAGGTCTTTTATCTATTATAAAACAACAAATTTTTTCAGAAATTGTAATCAATCCTCTTACTTTATGTTTAACTCCAGAATTAGAAAATGAATTAATTTTTATAGAAAATCTTACAAACCAACAAAAAAAACTTTTAAATCTTTTAAAAAACATGGCCAAACGTTATAATACAAATTTAGCTATAAATCTTCTCCAAAAACAACATTCTCCATGTACAGAAAATATACAATGGTCAACTACGATTGGTTCTAATAAACAAATATACCCCTGTGTTTTTCACATGTTACCAATCAAAGGGAAAACAACACATTACTATTTTCATAAAAAATACTACTTAAAGCCACAAAACTTTGGAGACCTTAATAAAAATTCTTTAAAAGAAATATGGTGGGATAAGAAATATAGACTGTTTAGAAAACATCATTTAAAAAATAGACTAGAACCATATCAATGTTCTAAGTGCTATAAAAGACATATAAAAAGTGAAATTTTAAATTAA
- a CDS encoding cell division protein FtsQ/DivIB, with product MSTYTMKTSYITRHSKKKRKLSLRVIFSFILAIFIIILSLFFILKIYTYLTTTSFFSIKHIKIYGNKILTDNDIKSFLNLNLGDNLLSINISELNYKLYTNNWIKSCLIKRELPDTITIYVEEKEPCFLLLDNDNNIFYADINGNKISKVYSSKYISLPILKLRTEMDKNILKNIIVAFKEKRFPFSLDQVQHIVVDSFQTEFFIKDIDTAIFLENNDIRRESIFLSKVISDLSAKRELNKVNRIIVIGNKIWVSYRRHFLKP from the coding sequence ATGTCAACTTATACAATGAAAACATCTTATATTACAAGACATAGTAAAAAGAAAAGGAAATTATCTTTACGAGTTATATTTTCATTTATTTTAGCTATATTTATAATTATTTTATCTTTGTTTTTTATTTTAAAAATTTATACATATCTTACAACAACTAGTTTTTTTTCAATAAAGCATATTAAAATTTATGGAAATAAAATATTGACTGATAATGATATTAAGTCTTTTTTAAATTTAAATTTGGGAGATAATCTTTTAAGTATTAATATTTCTGAGTTGAATTATAAACTTTATACCAATAATTGGATTAAAAGTTGTTTGATAAAAAGAGAACTGCCAGATACAATTACTATTTATGTAGAGGAAAAAGAACCTTGTTTTTTATTATTAGATAATGATAATAATATTTTTTACGCTGATATAAATGGCAATAAAATATCTAAAGTTTATTCTTCTAAATATATTTCTCTTCCTATTTTAAAATTAAGAACAGAAATGGATAAAAATATTTTGAAAAATATTATAGTTGCTTTTAAAGAAAAAAGATTTCCTTTTTCCTTAGATCAAGTACAACATATTGTAGTAGATAGTTTTCAGACAGAATTTTTTATAAAAGATATTGATACAGCTATTTTTTTAGAAAACAACGATATTAGAAGAGAGTCGATTTTTTTAAGTAAAGTTATTTCAGATTTAAGTGCAAAAAGAGAACTTAATAAAGTTAACAGGATAATAGTAATAGGAAATAAGATTTGGGTGTCCTATAGGAGACATTTTTTAAAGCCTTAA
- the ftsA gene encoding cell division protein FtsA: MARDNNLVVGLDLGTTKICCVVGEVTEDGVDVIGIGTSPSTGLRKGVVVNIDQTVRSIQRAVEEAELMAGREIHSVYTGIAGSHIKGFNSHGVIAVKGGEVSSKDVDRVIDAAKAVAIPLDREVIHILPQEFIVDEQRGIADPLGMAGVRLEVKVHIVTGAVSSAQNIIRSCHRAGLDVEDIVLESLASAKSVLTDEEKEIGVALVDIGGGTTDIAIFSKDSIRHTAVLAIGGTNLTSDIAYGLRTPMGAAEQIKVKYGCALADLVRDNEVIEVPSVGGRPSRKLSRHILAEICEPRMEELLVLVEQELVRSGFKKSIAAGVVLTGGAALIDGIQELGEQIFNLPTRVASPINVGGLKDVVNSPMYATAVGLLKYGAEKIAQGSKFRIRDKNIFNRVLGRMKKWFSDIS, from the coding sequence ATGGCCAGGGACAATAATTTAGTAGTGGGATTGGATCTTGGCACCACAAAAATTTGCTGTGTAGTTGGTGAAGTAACAGAAGATGGAGTAGATGTAATAGGTATTGGTACAAGTCCTTCTACAGGGTTGCGTAAAGGGGTTGTGGTTAATATTGACCAGACAGTTCGCTCTATTCAAAGAGCAGTAGAAGAAGCAGAGTTAATGGCTGGCAGGGAAATACATTCAGTATATACTGGTATAGCTGGTAGTCATATAAAAGGTTTTAATAGTCATGGAGTAATTGCTGTTAAGGGCGGTGAAGTTAGTTCAAAAGATGTGGATAGAGTTATAGATGCTGCTAAGGCAGTTGCCATTCCTTTAGATAGGGAAGTGATTCATATTTTACCTCAAGAGTTTATAGTTGATGAACAGCGGGGTATTGCAGATCCGCTTGGTATGGCTGGAGTGCGATTAGAGGTTAAAGTCCATATTGTTACTGGTGCGGTAAGTAGTGCTCAAAATATTATTCGTTCTTGTCATAGAGCAGGCTTAGATGTGGAGGATATTGTTTTAGAATCTTTGGCATCTGCTAAATCAGTACTTACAGATGAAGAAAAAGAAATAGGAGTTGCCTTAGTTGATATTGGAGGAGGAACTACTGATATAGCAATTTTTTCTAAAGATTCTATCAGGCATACAGCTGTTTTAGCAATAGGAGGGACAAATTTAACTAGTGATATTGCTTATGGTTTGAGAACTCCTATGGGAGCAGCAGAACAAATAAAAGTGAAATATGGATGCGCATTAGCTGATTTAGTAAGGGATAATGAAGTTATAGAGGTACCTAGTGTTGGAGGCAGACCTTCTCGCAAGTTATCACGTCATATTCTAGCAGAAATATGTGAGCCAAGAATGGAAGAACTTTTAGTCCTTGTAGAGCAGGAATTGGTTCGTTCTGGCTTTAAAAAATCTATAGCTGCAGGAGTAGTGCTTACTGGCGGAGCTGCTTTAATTGATGGAATTCAGGAGTTAGGAGAGCAAATTTTTAATTTACCTACTAGAGTTGCTAGCCCTATAAATGTAGGTGGGCTAAAAGATGTGGTAAATAGTCCTATGTATGCTACTGCTGTTGGTCTTTTAAAATACGGAGCAGAAAAAATAGCTCAGGGAAGTAAGTTTAGAATTAGAGATAAAAATATTTTTAACAGAGTTCTTGGTAGAATGAAAAAGTGGTTTTCAGACATTAGTTAA
- the murC gene encoding UDP-N-acetylmuramate--L-alanine ligase, with protein MKIKVKRIHMIGIGGSGMCGIAEVLLNLGYKVSGSDLVEGASVKRLRALGAKIYIGHKESNIQKAQVVVKSTAVKDNNPEIKAAQKKKIPIIPRAEMLAELMRLKTGIAVAGTHGKTTTTSFLGTIFKEAGLDPTVIIGGRLNAFGSNAVLGKGEYFIAEADESDGSFLCLFPIMNVVTNIDADHLDFYPNLEAIKKAFLRFMNAVPFYGLNVVCGDDPNIRELISKIKRPVLTYGFGPDNDLQAKINECDRGSCFEVFWKNKRLGEVCLPHPGEHNILNALAAIGISLEVGIPEQKIFKGLSRFQGVGRRFEIKGEKNNIVVVDDYGHHPTEIEATLKTARQCYPKRRIVVLFQPHRFTRTKALFGEFCQVLQGADLLLLTEIYPASEKPIPGISGFTLAQGIKQMGKDVLFFENFEQVREQLKDILKPGDLFLTLGAGSVYKVGEYFLK; from the coding sequence ATGAAAATTAAAGTAAAAAGAATACATATGATAGGAATTGGTGGCTCTGGAATGTGTGGGATTGCAGAAGTATTGTTAAATTTAGGCTATAAGGTGAGTGGTTCAGATTTAGTAGAGGGAGCTAGTGTAAAGAGACTTAGAGCTTTAGGAGCTAAAATTTATATTGGACATAAAGAAAGTAATATTCAAAAGGCCCAAGTTGTAGTGAAATCAACCGCAGTAAAAGACAATAATCCAGAAATTAAGGCTGCCCAAAAAAAGAAAATTCCCATCATTCCTAGAGCAGAAATGCTAGCAGAACTTATGCGTTTAAAAACAGGCATTGCTGTAGCTGGAACTCATGGTAAAACTACCACCACATCGTTTTTAGGCACTATTTTTAAGGAAGCAGGCTTGGATCCTACTGTTATTATTGGAGGGCGTTTAAATGCCTTTGGTAGTAATGCTGTTTTAGGAAAAGGAGAATATTTTATAGCTGAAGCTGACGAGTCAGATGGTTCTTTTTTATGTCTCTTCCCTATAATGAATGTAGTAACAAATATAGATGCAGATCATTTGGACTTTTATCCAAATTTAGAAGCAATTAAAAAGGCATTTTTACGTTTTATGAATGCAGTTCCTTTTTATGGTCTTAATGTAGTTTGTGGCGATGATCCAAATATTAGAGAGCTTATATCAAAAATAAAAAGGCCTGTTCTTACTTATGGTTTTGGGCCAGATAATGATTTACAAGCTAAAATAAACGAGTGTGATCGAGGAAGTTGTTTTGAAGTTTTTTGGAAGAATAAAAGACTTGGAGAGGTTTGTTTGCCTCATCCAGGAGAACATAATATTTTAAATGCACTTGCAGCTATTGGTATTTCTTTAGAAGTAGGCATCCCAGAGCAAAAAATATTTAAAGGCCTATCGCGTTTTCAAGGTGTGGGTAGAAGATTTGAGATTAAAGGAGAAAAAAATAACATTGTGGTTGTAGATGATTATGGCCATCATCCTACAGAAATAGAGGCAACTTTAAAAACAGCTAGACAATGTTATCCTAAAAGAAGAATTGTTGTCTTATTCCAACCTCATCGTTTTACTCGCACCAAAGCTCTTTTTGGAGAATTTTGCCAAGTCTTACAAGGAGCAGATTTGCTATTATTAACAGAAATATATCCTGCTTCAGAAAAACCTATCCCTGGTATTAGTGGTTTTACTCTGGCTCAGGGGATTAAACAAATGGGTAAAGATGTTTTGTTTTTTGAAAATTTTGAGCAAGTAAGGGAACAATTAAAAGATATATTAAAGCCTGGTGATTTGTTCTTAACGCTTGGAGCAGGAAGTGTATATAAAGTTGGGGAATATTTTTTAAAATGA
- a CDS encoding radical SAM protein, with translation MSFNLDKEILFWGRDKVPSREWGGRLPIALIFPEKKNLALSTLGWQAVFRSLIKEDDFVVERFCGQGEDEKDFKSLDNHLPLSSFPIWCFSLNFELDALNILRYLKKHNFSLKAQHRTHFPLLIGGGPLAFLNPFPLLPAFDFMFVGESEKDFVPLLQNLKRAYLQGAQKNDLVELALSWDCVLTKEKKARRVFQSSFFPAYSLFVSNKSAFPDTFLLEINRGCLYGCRFCAAGYIYRPFREISLKTAKEIIKKVQPKKVGLVGTALTDWPYLKEFLYWLAENKIKFSLSSLRIEALDKDFLIFLRKQGIRSITLAVEGISLKIRQSINKKFPEKKFWEVVSNISKLQFNTLKLYFILGFPNEQEDDFKELEIFLNRLNKVRAEAKGKKKKGLDLIQISASILVPKPWTPLQWIGVEDLDILEEKIKKFKKIVKKFSGIRFSGEKPILSHIQAVLARGDEQTFSFIETALNENSWIKAYKKEYKKIKQYLKEKDKDTVFPWDNIIQGINKEYLYKEFLFFYKQKQTSSCKKDCFKCSQCGISKFIEGKNEDII, from the coding sequence TTGAGTTTTAATTTAGACAAAGAAATTTTATTTTGGGGTAGAGATAAGGTTCCTTCCCGAGAGTGGGGAGGAAGGTTACCAATAGCTTTAATTTTTCCTGAGAAAAAAAACTTAGCTCTTTCTACGCTGGGCTGGCAAGCTGTTTTTAGATCTTTGATTAAAGAGGATGATTTTGTAGTAGAACGATTTTGTGGACAAGGGGAAGATGAAAAAGATTTTAAATCCCTTGACAATCATCTTCCTCTCTCCTCCTTCCCTATTTGGTGTTTTAGTCTTAATTTTGAATTAGATGCTTTAAATATCTTGCGTTATCTTAAGAAACATAACTTTTCTCTTAAAGCCCAACACAGAACACACTTCCCTCTTTTAATTGGTGGTGGCCCTTTAGCCTTTCTTAATCCATTTCCCTTGTTACCTGCTTTTGATTTTATGTTTGTGGGAGAAAGTGAAAAGGATTTTGTACCTCTTTTGCAAAATTTAAAAAGGGCTTACTTACAGGGTGCTCAAAAAAATGATTTGGTAGAGTTGGCGCTTAGTTGGGACTGTGTTCTTACAAAAGAAAAAAAAGCAAGACGGGTATTTCAATCTTCTTTTTTTCCTGCATATTCTCTTTTTGTGTCCAATAAAAGTGCTTTCCCAGATACTTTTTTACTGGAGATAAATAGAGGATGCCTTTATGGTTGTAGATTTTGTGCCGCAGGATATATTTATCGCCCTTTTCGGGAAATTTCCTTAAAAACAGCTAAAGAGATTATAAAAAAAGTACAGCCTAAAAAAGTTGGATTAGTTGGCACTGCCTTAACTGATTGGCCTTATTTAAAAGAGTTTTTATATTGGTTGGCAGAAAATAAAATAAAATTTAGTCTTTCTTCTCTTAGAATCGAAGCCTTAGACAAAGACTTTCTTATTTTTTTGCGTAAACAAGGTATAAGAAGTATTACTTTGGCTGTTGAAGGTATAAGTCTTAAAATTCGTCAATCTATAAACAAAAAGTTTCCAGAGAAAAAATTTTGGGAAGTAGTAAGTAATATTTCTAAATTACAATTTAACACCTTAAAATTATATTTTATTTTAGGCTTTCCAAATGAACAAGAAGATGATTTTAAAGAACTAGAAATTTTTTTGAATAGATTAAATAAAGTTAGAGCAGAGGCAAAAGGAAAAAAGAAAAAGGGACTAGATTTAATCCAAATTAGTGCTAGCATTTTAGTACCAAAACCCTGGACCCCTTTACAATGGATTGGCGTAGAAGATTTAGATATTTTAGAAGAAAAAATAAAGAAATTTAAAAAAATAGTGAAAAAATTTTCAGGAATAAGATTTAGTGGAGAAAAACCTATTTTATCCCACATTCAGGCAGTATTAGCTAGAGGAGATGAGCAAACTTTTTCATTTATTGAAACTGCCTTAAATGAGAACTCTTGGATTAAGGCCTATAAAAAAGAATACAAAAAAATTAAACAATATTTAAAAGAAAAAGATAAGGATACAGTATTTCCTTGGGACAATATTATTCAAGGCATTAATAAAGAATATCTATACAAAGAGTTTTTATTTTTTTATAAACAAAAACAGACAAGTTCGTGTAAAAAAGACTGCTTTAAGTGTTCTCAATGTGGGATAAGTAAATTTATAGAAGGTAAAAATGAAGATATTATTTAA
- the ftsZ gene encoding cell division protein FtsZ translates to MEYLELEMEGNAKIKVVGVGGGGGNAINNMICSAMRGVTFIAANTDLQALKSSKAEYKIQLGEKLTKGLGAGANPEVGKEAALESADAIKEILEGSDMVFVTAGMGGGTGTGAAPVIAQLAKEMGALTVAVVTKPFYFEGKRRLAIAEQGIKNLKEVVDSIITIPNDRLLNLASKKATFLEMLKKADEVLYYAVKGISDLIMVPGLINLDFADVKAVMSEMGLALMGTGIAQGEGRAREAALKAINSPLLEDVSIEGARGILMNVSCGPDLTVDEISAAADIIHEAAHEDAKIYFGAVLDENIGDELRITVIATGIEDKEEQPPAEEKVTSFTEIKKKNEKALRQVKPHSPEIENKEDLRVPAYLRKRGKSFTQPTEDNSGKGEDFVFEEEEFEIPTFIRMQAD, encoded by the coding sequence ATGGAATATTTAGAGTTAGAAATGGAAGGCAATGCTAAAATAAAAGTTGTTGGTGTTGGTGGGGGTGGAGGAAATGCTATTAATAATATGATTTGCTCTGCTATGCGTGGCGTGACCTTTATTGCCGCGAACACAGATCTCCAAGCCCTTAAAAGTTCTAAAGCAGAATATAAAATTCAACTAGGAGAAAAATTAACTAAGGGATTAGGTGCAGGAGCTAATCCTGAGGTAGGAAAGGAAGCAGCTTTAGAAAGTGCAGACGCTATTAAGGAAATTTTAGAAGGCAGTGATATGGTTTTTGTTACTGCTGGAATGGGGGGTGGAACAGGTACAGGAGCTGCACCAGTCATAGCCCAATTGGCAAAAGAAATGGGAGCGTTAACTGTAGCAGTAGTAACTAAGCCTTTTTATTTTGAAGGCAAAAGGCGGCTTGCCATTGCAGAACAGGGTATTAAAAACTTAAAAGAAGTTGTAGATAGTATTATAACCATTCCAAATGATCGCTTGCTTAATTTGGCTTCCAAAAAAGCCACATTTTTGGAGATGCTTAAAAAGGCAGATGAAGTATTATATTATGCAGTTAAGGGTATCTCTGATCTAATTATGGTGCCAGGCTTAATCAATTTAGATTTTGCTGATGTAAAGGCTGTAATGTCAGAAATGGGATTAGCTTTGATGGGCACAGGTATTGCTCAAGGAGAAGGCAGGGCTAGAGAGGCAGCTTTAAAGGCTATTAATAGTCCTTTGTTAGAGGATGTTTCTATTGAAGGCGCAAGAGGTATTTTGATGAATGTTAGTTGTGGCCCTGATCTAACAGTTGATGAAATTAGTGCAGCTGCAGATATTATTCACGAAGCTGCTCATGAAGATGCCAAAATTTATTTTGGAGCAGTTCTTGATGAAAATATTGGAGATGAATTGAGAATTACTGTTATTGCTACAGGTATAGAGGATAAAGAAGAACAACCTCCTGCAGAAGAAAAGGTAACGTCTTTTACAGAGATAAAGAAAAAGAATGAAAAGGCATTAAGACAAGTAAAGCCTCATTCTCCTGAAATAGAGAATAAGGAAGATTTAAGAGTGCCTGCATACTTACGAAAAAGAGGAAAAAGTTTTACTCAACCTACTGAAGATAATTCTGGAAAAGGAGAGGATTTTGTTTTTGAAGAAGAAGAGTTTGAAATTCCTACATTTATTAGAATGCAGGCAGATTAA
- a CDS encoding MoaD/ThiS family protein gives MKILFNAFGPLYFKLKEMNLNTEVKLPLFVKTIQDLLEYYNLSDEEVEACFVNGKIVPFDTRLKDGDRVGLVPPGIPGPYRHLLGIKDSKKRRF, from the coding sequence ATGAAGATATTATTTAATGCTTTTGGTCCTTTATATTTTAAGCTAAAAGAGATGAATTTAAATACAGAAGTTAAACTTCCTCTTTTTGTCAAAACAATACAAGATCTTTTAGAATATTATAATTTATCTGATGAAGAAGTAGAAGCTTGTTTTGTAAATGGGAAAATAGTTCCATTTGATACAAGATTAAAAGATGGAGACAGAGTAGGGCTAGTTCCGCCAGGAATCCCTGGGCCATATAGACATTTACTTGGAATAAAAGATTCTAAAAAAAGGAGATTTTAA